A region from the Triticum aestivum cultivar Chinese Spring chromosome 3D, IWGSC CS RefSeq v2.1, whole genome shotgun sequence genome encodes:
- the LOC123075350 gene encoding probable BOI-related E3 ubiquitin-protein ligase 3, whose translation MAVDLQRLRHMLLTTGGGHHQLANRPRASAAAMPASGPCYADLFTPTSASAADQYSERLALAAADLARKGDGAPEMTTGNKRRRVDERSSVLGDVLAAHAQQQTVAADHVLHGHARKMWAALAEQRRSHLRLIVSTVEARAAKRLKAKDDEIERVRAMNWALEERLRNIYMEAQMWRDAAKSHEAAANVLRADLQRVLDAQAVRGGGGDGQDDAESCCWGENQVPICAEEEVGTPAPAGVGRCKGCGDGGAVVLLLPCRHLCVCAPCAAAAQACPSCGCAKNGSVCVNFS comes from the exons ATGGCCGTGGACCTGCAACGCCTGCGCCACATGTTACTCACCACCGGCGGCGGCCACCACCAGCTCGCCAACCGGCCGCGCGCCTCGGCCGCCGCCATGCCTGCGAGCGGGCCTTGCTACGCGGACCTCTTCACGCCGACGTCGGCCTCGGCCGCGGATCAGTACTCGGAGCGGTTGGCTCTGGCCGCGGCTGATCTGGCGAGGAAGGGCGACGGCGCTCCGGAAATGACCACCGGCAACAAGCGGAGGCGCGTCGACGAGCGGTCGTCCGTGCTCGGCGACGTTCTTGCGGCCCACGCGCAACAGCAGACCGTCGCCGCCGACCACGTCCTGCACGGACAT GCGAGAAAGATGTGGGCTGCTCTGGCGGAGCAGAGGCGGAGCCACCTGAGGCTCATCGTGTCCACCGTGGAGGCCAGGGCGGCGAAGCGGCTCAAGGCCAAGGACGACGAGATCGAGCGGGTCAGGGCCATGAACTGGGCGCTGGAGGAGCGCCTCAGGAACATCTACATGGAGGCTCAGATGTGGCGCGACGCCGCGAAGTCCCACGAGGCCGCGGCCAACGTGCTCCGCGCCGACCTGCAGCGGGTGCTCGACGCGCAGGCggtccgtggcggcggcggcgatggtcaGGACGACGCCGAGTCGTGCTGCTGGGGGGAGAACCAGGTGCCCATCTgcgcggaggaggaggtgggcacGCCGGCCCCGGCAGGAGTCGGAAGGTGCAAGGGGTGCGGCGACGGCGGGGCCGTGGTGCTGCTGCTGCCGTGCCGGCACCTCTGCGTGTGCGCGCCGTGCGCGGCCGCAGCGCAGGCGTGCCCGTCGTGCGGATGCGCCAAGAACGGCAGCGTCTGCGTCAACTTTTCGTGA